One window from the genome of Populus alba chromosome 15, ASM523922v2, whole genome shotgun sequence encodes:
- the LOC118028297 gene encoding abscisic acid receptor PYR1 has protein sequence MSQKSKDMTDPEQQESIASTTHHLTVPSGLTQSESEELAPLITEFHTYRISPGQCSSLLAQLISAPNDTVWSIVRRFDKPQTYKHFIKSCSVGPGFTMTVGSTRDVNVISGLPAATSTERLDILDDEQQVTGFSIIGGEHRLRNYRSVTTVHGFEREGKIWTVVLESYVVDVPEGNTEEDARLLADTVVKLNLQKLASVAESLVRDGDGK, from the coding sequence ATGtctcaaaaatcaaaagacatGACAGACCCAGAACAACAAGAATCAATAGCCTCCACTACCCACCACCTCACCGTCCCATCAGGTTTAACTCAGTCCGAATCCGAAGAGTTAGCCCCTCTCATAACCGAGTTCCACACCTACAGAATCAGCCCAGGTCAATGCTCCTCTCTTCTAGCCCAACTCATAAGCGCTCCTAACGACACTGTCTGGTCTATTGTCCGCCGTTTTGACAAGCCACAGACCTACAAGCACTTCATCAAGAGCTGCAGCGTGGGTCCAGGATTCACAATGACTGTCGGATCCACACGAGACGTGAACGTGATTTCTGGCTTGCCTGCAGCAACAAGCACGGAGAGGCTTGATATATTGGATGATGAACAGCAGGTCACGGGGTTTAGTATTATTGGGGGAGAACATAGGTTGAGGAACTACAGGTCGGTGACGACAGTGCATGGGTTCGAACGTGAAGGGAAGATCTGGACCGTTGTTTTGGAATCCTATGTCGTTGACGTACCTGAAGGGAATACCGAGGAAGACGCACGGCTGCTCGCTGATACTGTTGTCAAGCTGAATCTCCAAAAACTTGCGTCTGTTGCTGAAAGCTTGGTTCGAGACGGTGACGGTAAATAA